In Terriglobia bacterium, one genomic interval encodes:
- a CDS encoding efflux RND transporter periplasmic adaptor subunit — MTAKRSTLFRNVRRLPAAVRRPALAAVGLGFAALLFAGCGKPQAAAPAAPAVPVVVAQAVEKDVPVELRAIGNVEALASVSIKAQVTGPVMAVHFLEGQDVHKGELLFEIDKRPFEVALKQAQADLARDQAKAQNARVLAERYQNLFEQGIVPKLQYDTQRADAEAQEAVVQSDRAAIESARLNLQYCEIRSPINGRTGSVLVRPGNLTKANDVPILVTINQITPIYVTFAIPEQNLADVKRYHAERKMRVTAMIPDQPNVSEQGTLSFVDNVVDYTTGTIRLKATFANTQRRLWPGQFVTVVLTLTTQPHALVVPSQAISTSQSGSFVFVVKPDNTAEMRNVTVGRTVGGETIVEAGLHAGETVVTDGQLRLLNGSHVAPKSGS, encoded by the coding sequence ATGACCGCGAAGCGGTCGACCTTGTTTCGAAATGTCCGGCGGCTGCCTGCCGCCGTAAGGCGCCCCGCGCTGGCCGCTGTGGGTCTGGGGTTCGCCGCGCTGTTGTTTGCCGGCTGCGGGAAGCCGCAGGCCGCGGCTCCGGCAGCGCCCGCCGTGCCGGTGGTGGTCGCCCAGGCCGTGGAGAAGGACGTTCCGGTCGAGCTGCGCGCCATCGGGAATGTGGAGGCCCTCGCCAGCGTGTCCATCAAGGCCCAGGTGACCGGCCCGGTGATGGCTGTGCATTTCCTGGAGGGCCAGGACGTCCACAAGGGCGAGCTGCTGTTCGAAATCGACAAGCGCCCGTTTGAAGTGGCCTTGAAGCAGGCGCAGGCGGATCTCGCCCGCGACCAGGCCAAAGCGCAGAATGCGCGCGTGCTGGCCGAGCGCTATCAGAACCTCTTCGAGCAGGGCATTGTCCCCAAGCTGCAGTACGACACGCAACGCGCCGACGCCGAGGCACAGGAAGCCGTGGTGCAGTCCGACCGCGCGGCCATCGAATCGGCGCGGCTGAATCTGCAGTATTGCGAAATCCGCTCGCCGATCAACGGGCGCACGGGCAGCGTGCTGGTCCGCCCCGGCAACCTGACCAAGGCCAACGACGTGCCCATTCTGGTGACTATCAACCAGATCACGCCCATTTATGTGACGTTTGCGATTCCCGAGCAGAATCTTGCCGACGTCAAGCGCTACCACGCCGAGCGCAAAATGCGCGTGACGGCTATGATTCCTGATCAGCCGAATGTCTCGGAACAGGGCACGCTCTCTTTTGTGGACAACGTCGTGGACTACACCACCGGCACGATCCGGCTGAAGGCCACCTTTGCCAACACGCAGCGGCGATTGTGGCCCGGGCAGTTTGTCACCGTGGTCCTGACGCTGACGACCCAGCCGCATGCCCTAGTCGTGCCGTCGCAGGCGATCAGCACTAGCCAGAGCGGCTCGTTCGTCTTCGTGGTCAAGCCCGACAACACCGCGGAGATGCGCAACGTTACCGTGGGGCGCACCGTAGGCGGGGAAACCATCGTGGAAGCAGGGCTGCACGCCGGCGAAACCGTGGTGACCGACGGGCAGCTCCGGCTCCTCAACGGCTCGCACGTCGCCCCGAAGTCCGGTTCCTGA
- the npdG gene encoding NADPH-dependent F420 reductase, whose product MSRIVSILGGTGPEGSGLAYRWARAGEHIVIGSRDAQRAAEAARQLKARIGAAASVEGADNAAAVAKGDIVVLTVPFAGHAALLKSLKTAWKPGAIVIDTTVPLAATVGGPPTRMLGVWQGSAAQQTQELVPAGVSVVAAFQNLGAEILATDAPVDCDVLVCSDDEKAKQAASELALKIPGARALNGGKLENARIVESLTALLIGLNIRYKVHSAGIRFTGLPVK is encoded by the coding sequence ATGTCACGCATCGTTTCCATTCTCGGCGGCACCGGACCCGAAGGTTCGGGGCTCGCTTATCGCTGGGCGCGCGCCGGCGAGCACATTGTCATCGGCTCGCGCGACGCGCAGCGCGCCGCCGAAGCCGCGCGGCAACTCAAGGCCCGCATCGGCGCCGCCGCCAGCGTGGAGGGTGCGGACAACGCCGCCGCCGTGGCCAAGGGCGACATCGTGGTGCTCACCGTGCCCTTCGCCGGCCACGCCGCGCTGCTGAAATCGCTCAAAACCGCCTGGAAGCCCGGCGCTATCGTCATCGACACCACCGTGCCGCTGGCCGCCACTGTCGGCGGGCCTCCAACGCGCATGCTCGGGGTCTGGCAGGGTTCCGCGGCGCAGCAGACGCAGGAGCTCGTCCCCGCGGGCGTCTCCGTCGTCGCTGCGTTTCAGAACCTCGGCGCGGAGATCCTGGCCACCGATGCGCCGGTGGATTGCGACGTTTTGGTGTGCAGCGACGACGAAAAGGCTAAGCAGGCGGCCTCCGAGCTGGCGCTGAAGATTCCCGGCGCGCGCGCGCTCAACGGCGGCAAACTGGAAAACGCGCGCATCGTGGAATCGCTGACCGCGCTGCTGATCGGGTTGAATATCCGTTACAAAGTGCACAGCGCGGGGATTCGCTTTACCGGACTGCCGGTGAAGTAG
- a CDS encoding flavin reductase family protein, translating to MNTRTPTPEEFRRAVGQFATGVTVVTVEDTTSSGAAPRSQVHGMTANSFTSVSLEPLLVLICVDQQAKMLPLLQKKRRFGIAVLTAEQQDLSRYFSRSEKSLETEEKLGIRYRWTENGIPLLEGTIAQMACQVVAKHVSGDHTIFVAEVQSAEIQGGEPLLFFRGKYRRLAPES from the coding sequence ATGAACACACGCACACCGACACCGGAAGAGTTTCGGCGCGCCGTGGGGCAGTTTGCCACCGGCGTCACGGTCGTTACCGTCGAGGACACAACGAGTTCCGGGGCGGCCCCGCGGAGCCAGGTCCATGGCATGACCGCAAATTCATTCACTTCGGTTTCCCTGGAGCCGCTGCTGGTGCTGATCTGCGTGGACCAGCAGGCGAAGATGCTGCCGCTGCTGCAGAAGAAGCGACGTTTCGGCATTGCCGTGCTTACCGCGGAGCAGCAGGACCTTTCGCGGTATTTCTCGCGGAGCGAGAAGAGTCTCGAAACCGAAGAGAAGCTGGGAATCCGCTACCGTTGGACGGAAAACGGCATTCCACTCCTGGAAGGGACGATCGCGCAGATGGCCTGCCAGGTGGTAGCCAAACATGTTTCCGGCGATCACACCATCTTCGTCGCCGAAGTGCAAAGCGCGGAAATCCAGGGCGGGGAGCCGCTGCTCTTCTTCCGGGGCAAATACCGACGCCTCGCTCCGGAATCCTGA